From the Polyangiaceae bacterium genome, the window CGTTCAGGTCAGACTGACTGCTCCGGAGAGCCGCCGATATGTCTGATCAACTAGAACAACTCATCGAAGCCGCCCGTTCCGTGACGATGACTGCCGAGGACCACGCACAACAACGAGAGAGTTTTGCGTTCGGCAACGCCAACATTGAGAACCAATTCGTCACTCGGGCGATTGTGAGCGAAGCAGCAGCGCAGACGCCGCCGCGCAATGACTGAGCGAGAGAGCAAGCTCAAGCCGGACGAGCCGTTCCAGGAACTCACAGAGGAGCAGAAGGCTCCACTTGAGGCACAGAATGCGATCGCCCAGTTCGATCTGCTTAAGAGTTTGGTGCGTGACGCGCTTAGCCCACCGCCACGCTTCAGGTTACGTGTCTCAACGCTAAGCAAGCTCAACGCGGTCGCGATCGAAGGATTGATGCCCTCGCCTGGCGCACTTCGGACGAAAGATATCGAGATCCGAGGCTCCGCTCATGCGCCCCCCGCGTGGCCTGAGGTTCAGGGTCTGATGGAAGAGATGTGCGACTATGTCAACGATCGCTGGGACAGCGATTCCGCGTTGCATCTCGCTTCGTATGTGATGTGGCGGCTCAACTGGATTCATCCGTTCCCGGACGGAAACGGTAGAACTTCGCGTGCTGCATCTTATCTCGTGTTGTGTGTTCGGACCGGCTACCTGCTGCCCGGCAAGGTAACGATACCTGAGCAGATCACAGCCAACAAGAGACGGTACTACCGCGCTCTCGAGCAGGCCGACGCCGCCGACGCCGCCGGCAACCTAGATCTGTCGGCAATGGAAGAGCTCCTGACGGAGTACCTGACGAATCAATTGAACCAAGTGCTCCAGGTCGCCACTGGTGTGAAAGTGAACACGCCCGTGCCACCCGGCCCCGCGTGGAACAACGACTAGGGCGTCTCAGTCTCCGACCTCGAAGTGCAGCACGTGTTCACCGCGGAGCGCGCCGTGGGTCACGAAGGGACCCTCGATGGGCGTACCGTCGAGGGTCACGCTGGTGATCGCACCTTGACGCGGATCGCGGCTCGCCTCCACCGTGAGGTCGCCTCCCGGACGGTGGACCACCACCTTCTGGAAACGGGGTGCGCCCACGATGTAGCGATCGGTGCCGCTCACCGGGTAGAGGCCCACGCTGGCGAACAGCAGCCAAGAAGACAACGTACCAGCGTCGTCATTGCCCGCCAGTCCGTCGGGACCAGTGCCGTACATCTCGTCGATCACCCAATGCACGAAGTCGCGGGTGGACGTGCGGTCACCCCAGGCTGCAAACAACCACGGAGCGAGGATATTCGGTTCGTTGCCGTGCCAGTAGTAGTTGCGCACGCCGAGCACAGGCGTTTCCTCGCGGCTACTATCGTAGAACTCGCGTAGGCGCGTCTTTGCGGCTTCTTCTCCTCCGAGCTGCTCCGCGAGCCCCGCCGGATCGTGGCCGATCATCCACAAGTACTGCCAGGCGTTACCCTCGGTGTACATATCCGACTGTACCGTGGGCAGGCCCATC encodes:
- a CDS encoding Fic family protein, producing the protein MTERESKLKPDEPFQELTEEQKAPLEAQNAIAQFDLLKSLVRDALSPPPRFRLRVSTLSKLNAVAIEGLMPSPGALRTKDIEIRGSAHAPPAWPEVQGLMEEMCDYVNDRWDSDSALHLASYVMWRLNWIHPFPDGNGRTSRAASYLVLCVRTGYLLPGKVTIPEQITANKRRYYRALEQADAADAAGNLDLSAMEELLTEYLTNQLNQVLQVATGVKVNTPVPPGPAWNND